In the genome of Bombus affinis isolate iyBomAffi1 chromosome 7, iyBomAffi1.2, whole genome shotgun sequence, one region contains:
- the LOC126918455 gene encoding DNA fragmentation factor subunit alpha-like, with protein MSETAGISQGLGNPYKIVDHTREKRKGITASSLKELTSIARNRLSLPLDAELTIVLEQDGTEVDDEEYFATLERNTSLMVLYGDQKWVAAGSSKAASRYIVVDDVDNIEGGQRREEIRRRRPPIEALISSLHGDPSHISLLDGHNLELLSDMDPDSVADIVSGNIIFLEQLKEASGRFLAEKRQAQGSLDVLQMCASGGEIERA; from the exons ATGTCAGAAACAGCGGGAATTTCGCAAGGATTGGGAAATCCTTACAAAATTGTTGATCATACTCGAGAAAAACGAAAGGGAATCACTGCTTCTTCTTTAAAAGAATTAACCAGTATTGCTAGAAATCGCTTGTCTTTACCTTTGGATGCAGAACTAACAATTGTTCTAGAACAAGATG GTACTGAAGTAGATGATGAAGAATATTTTGCAACATTAGAAAGAAATACTAGTTTAATGGTTCTATATGGAGATCAAAAGTGGGTGGCAGCAGGAAGTAGTAAAGCTGCTTCTCGTTACATTGTTGTTGATGATGTAGATAATATAGAAGGTGGACAAAGAAGAGAGGAAATTAGAAGGCGTCGACCACCAATAGAAGCTTTAATCTCATCATTGCACGGTGACCCATCACATATATCATTGCTTGATGGACATAATTTAGAATTGCTCAGTGATATGGATCCAGATAGTGTGGCTGATATAGTGTCTGGCAATAT AATTTTCCTTGAGCAATTAAAAGAAGCTTCAGGCAGATTCTTAGCTGAAAAACGGCAAGCACAAGGATCCCTGGATGTTCTTCAGATGTGTGCAAGTGGTGGAGAAATAGAGCGAGCGTAG